The following are encoded together in the Humulus lupulus chromosome 5, drHumLupu1.1, whole genome shotgun sequence genome:
- the LOC133779477 gene encoding uncharacterized protein LOC133779477: MTEQGLIINNFSDVVDHFLNHFCSFMGSNSSVKSRMNLSCMEQGAKLSLDQQVGLLKPFSVMEIKKAMFSIPDTKLSGPDGFGSGFFKSMCLVIGREVCAAVVNFFETGFMPSEFHNTTISLIPKLENPTRALDYRPIACYATIYKCISKLLCSRLASVLPSLVHQNRGAFVQGRSIAHNVMILQDILKNYRRKNTSPRCAIKIDISKAYDTVDWKFVEDLLNALNFPTRFIQLIMICIKSSSYSLLMNGRFQGGFLGAKGLRQGDPLSPLIFVLIMEYMTRCFHHAAIDSIFRYHPLCKILKLINLCFADDLIILSKGSIQSIKVIKEVLEGFSSSTGLFINVSKSQIFFGGVDSREKREILKDIGLAEGCFPLKYLGVPLRPTKWKAEDCGIISKKIRLRLNTWGSRHLSFAGRIQLIQSVLVGLRNYWMSVFILPQSVSKGVEKLCRGFLWGLNGNKSRLHVASWEKVCLPKPYGGLGFKEGSKWNQAILAKYIWAITEKRDILWVKWVNNIYLKGVPFLVL; this comes from the coding sequence ATGACAGAACAGGGTTTGATTATCAATAACTTCTCTGATGTTGTGGATCATTTTCTCAACCATTTCTGTAGCTTCATGGGCAGCAACAGTTCTGTTAAGTCCAGAATGAATCTGAGTTGTATGGAGCAGGGTGCTAAACTTTCTTTAGACCAGCAAGTAGGTCTGCTGAAGCCTTTTTCTGTTATGGAAATAAAGAAAGCGATGTTTAGCATTCCTGATACTAAATTATCAGGACCTGATGGATTTGGGTCTGGTTTCTTCAAGAGTATGTGTCTTGTTATTGGGAGAGAAGTCTGTGCTGccgtggtcaatttttttgagaCTGGTTTCATGCCTTCAGAATTTCATAATACCACGATCTCGCTTATCCCTAAACTTGAGAACCCGACCAGAGCTTTAGATTATAGGCCTATTGCCTGCTATGCAACGATCTACAAATGCATATCGAAGCTTCTGTGTTCTAGACTTGCTTCAGTCCTTCCTAGTCTGGTTCATCAAAATCGAGGAGCATTTGTCCAAGGGAGATCAATTGCTCATAATGTGATGATTCTTCAAGATATCTTGAAGAATTATAGGAGGAAAAATACTTCTCCTCGCTGCGCTATTAAGATAGATATCAGTAAGGCTTATGATACTGTGGATTGGAAGTTTGTTGAAGATTTGCTTAATGCCTTAAACTTCCCTACTAGATTTATTCAGCTGATTATGATCTGTATCAAGAGCTCCTCTTATTCACTCCTAATGAATGGCAGATTTCAAGGTGGCTTTCTAGGTGCtaagggtcttcgtcaaggtgatCCCTTATCCCCTTTGATTTTTGTTCTGATAATGGAATATATGACGAGGTGTTTTCATCATGCTGCTATAGATTCTATATTCAGATATCATCCTCTTTGCAAAATCTTGAAGTTAATAAACTTATGTTTTGCGGATGATTTGATTATTCTTAGTAAAGGTTCTATTCAGTCCATAAAAGTGATTAAAGAGGTTCTTGAAGGGTTTAGCTCTTCAACTGGGCTGTTTATCAATGTTAGTAAGTCTCAAATCTTTTTTGGAGGGGTTGACTCTAGGGAGAAAAGGGAGATTCTTAAGGATATTGGGTTGGCTGAAGGTTGTTTCCCTTTAAAGTATTTAGGGGTTCCTTTAAGGCCAACTAAATGGAAAGCTGAAGATTGTGGTATTATCAGTAAAAAAATCAGATTGAGACTTAATACTTGGGGTAGTAGGCATCTGTCTTTCGCTGGCAGAATCCAATTAATTCAATCAGTTTTGGTTGGTCTTCGCAACTATTGGATGAGTGTTTTTATCCTTCCTCAGAGTGTTTCTAAAGGGGTTGAGAAACTTTGTAGAGGGTTCCTTTGGGGTCTGAACGGAAACAAAAGCAGATTACATGTAGCTTCTTGGGAGAAAGTGTGCCTTCCTAAGCCGTATGGTGGTCTCGGGTTTAAAGAAGGGTCCAAATGGAATCAAGCTATTCTAGCTAAATATATTTGGGCTATCACTGAGAAAAGAGATATTCTTTGGGTTAAGTGGGTGAACAATATCTATCTCAAGGGGGTTCCTTTTTTGGTCTTATGA